In Phyllobacterium zundukense, the genomic stretch CTCGGTGTAATCTCAAGCTTGCCCGGTTTGGGGTACTGATGAAAATCCAGCGCTGCGGTTCGCAGACTTGCTTTCGGGTCTTGTGACAAGGCAGTCTTGCTCCTGTTATGCAATTTTAGCTGAAACGGCTAAAGTCCCAACAATCTTCCGGCGAGGAATAGGGATAATAGCCCAGCGCGGGGGCAGGATCGCATATTCTATGCAGGCATCAAACATCGATTTTTGTTTCATGACCGCGCCACGCTCGATACCACAGCAAGCGATAATGCCGAGCGGCGCATGAAGGTATTATTGCAGATAAATTCGCTTACCCAGGCGATGGGAACATCGATCGGGATGCACTTCCCATCGCTTGCGCGATCGAGTTCAAGGAACCCTTCCCGAAGGGGCTTGCGTAAGTTCGGATCATTTCGTCACCGTCGAATCGGCATCTTGGGGCCCGCGAAGAACAGCATTTTCAATCTGCTAACCCGTGTTTCGAGCGTTAGGCCCCATCCCGCTATTTTACGGATGCACTCCTTCCAAAATCATCATAGTCTGCCGCGGGTTGGCTGTTGCTTGCTTTTCAAAGGAGTATTTCGTGTCTTCTGTTTTCGATTTGCACCCTATTTCGCGCCGCTCCTTGCTCAGTGGTATGGCCGCTGCATCGGCGCTTGTCCTGCTGCACCCGTTTTCCGCCCGCGCAGCCGCCAATCAAGCCCATTTGCGGCTGATGGAAACGACAGACATTCACGTCAATGTTTTCCCCTATGACTATTACGCTGACAAGCCTACCGACACGATGGGACTCGCCCGCACGGCGACCATCATAGATGCCATCCGCGCTGAAGCTGCTAATTCGCTCCTTATCGACAACGGCGACTTCCTGCAGGGCAATCCCATGGGTGACTACATGGCCTATCAGCACGGCATGAAGGACGGCGATGTGCATCCAGTCATCAAGGCGATGAACGTACTGGGCTACGACGTCGGGACACTCGGCAACCACGAATTCAACTACGGTCTCGACTATATGTTCAAGGTGGTCGGCGGGTCGAACTTTCCTTATGTCTGCGCCAATTTGACGAAAGGTCAGCTCTCTTCAGATCCCAGGCAGGACGATCTCTTCTTCAAGCCCTACGTCATCATCGAAAGGAAGATCAAGGACGGCACCGGGGCCGAAAGTCCGGTCAGGATTGGGTTTATTGGCTTCGTACCACCGCAAATCATGCTTTGGGATATTAAGAATCTTGAAGGCAAGGCGCAGACCCGCGACATCGTCGAAGCGGCCAAAGCCTGGGTGCCTGCCATGAAGGAAGAAGGCGCCGATATTATCATCGCCCTGTCTCATTCCGGTATCGACGGAACCACACCGTCGGAACGGATGGAGAATGCTTCGCTCTATCTCGCCGGCGTCGAAGGCATCGACGCGATCTTCACCGGCCACCAGCATCTGGTCTTCCCCGGCCCGAAGAGCTGGGATGGCATTGCCAATGCCGATCCGGTCAAAGGCACACTTGCCGGCAAGCCGGCAGTCATGGCCGGTTTCTGGGGTTCGCATCTCGGTCTCATTGACTTGCTGCTTGAGAAAGACGGCAATAGCTGGAGGATTACTGATTTCACGGCAGAGGCCCGTCCCATCTATCACCGCGACGACAAGAAGAAGGTTGTCGCTGATGTCGCCGACAAGACGGCTGTAATCGAAGCCGCCAAGGCCGAGCACGAGGCGACACTTGCCTACGTCCGCACACCGGTCGGCAAGACGTCGGCGCCGCTCTATTCCTATTTCGCGCTCGTCGCCGATGATCCTTCGGTTCAAGTCGTTTCCCAGGCCCAAACCTGGTACATCAAGGAAATGCTCAAGGATACCGAGCACAAGGACCTGCCGGTTCTTTCTGCGGCAGCGCCCTTCAAGGCCGGTGGACGCGGGGGCGCCGATTATTATACTGACGTTCCAATCGGCGATATCGCCATCAAGAATGTCGCCGATCTTTACCTCTATCCCAACACGGTACAGGCTGTCGTTATCACCGGCCAGCAGGTGAAGAACTGGCTGGAAATGTCGGCCGGTATGTTCAATCACATAGAAGCGGGAGCCAAGGATGCAGCACTGCTCAATGCGGATTTTCCATCCTACAATTTTGACGTTATCGATGGTGTGACCTACGAGATCGATCTGTCGCAGCCACGCAAGTTCGACAATGATGGACAGGCGATCAATCCAGAGGCAAACCGCATCCAGAACCTCCGGTTTGAGGGCAAACCGATCGATCCGGCGCAAAAATTTGTGGTCGTCACGAATAATTATCGTGCCGGCGGGGGCGGGAAGTTCCCAGAGATTGCTTCGGACAAGGTAGTTTTCGTGGCTCCGGATACGAACCGTGATGTCATCGTGCGCTATATCATTGAAGAAGGCACCATCAACCCATCCGCAGATGGCAACTGGGGTTTCAAACAGTTACCAGGCACCACAGTGACCTTTGAAAGCGGCCCGAAGGCCAGGCAGTACGTTGCCAAGGTGAAGAGCGTCAGGATCGAGGATGCAGGCGAAGGTACGGAAGGCTTTGCCATGTTCCGGCTGATCCTTTGAACGGCGCAGTCGGAATGTGGCGGGGGACAGCCCTGTAGTTGACTAATCCATTTCGCAAATGAACGATATGGATACCTCACAACCACCTGCAATCGAAGGCAGGGCTGCCGTCTTGGCCTTGTATCAAGCGTCCTGTCCGGTTTTCGCCCGCTTGGGAAGCTTCCAGTTCGGCCGGATAAAGTGGCAGGTATAGCCATTCGGAATCCGTTCGAGATAGTCTTGGTGTTCCGGTTCAGCTTGCCAAAAGTCACCTGCAGGCGTGATATCGGTTACCACTTTTCCTGGCCAAAGTCCGGACGCGTCGACGTCGGCGATCGTGTCTTCCGCAACGCGCCTCTGCTCGTCACTGGTATAAAAGATCTCCGACCGATAGCTCGCCCCAACGTCATTGCCCTGTCGATCGCGGGTGCTCGGGTCATGTATTTGAAAGAAAAATTCGAGGAGTTGCCGATAGGTGATTTTCGAAGGATCAAATGTGATTTCGATCGCTTCAGCATGAGTGCCGTGATTGCGATAGGTCGCATGTGGAACGTCACCGCCCGTGTAACCGACACGTGTGGAGATCACACCGTCGTAACGGCGTATGAGGTCTTGCATTCCCCAAAAACAGCCGCCGGCGAGTACAGCGCGCTCATATATCATTGCACGTCCTCCACTTGGTTGAGATAGGCCCCGTAACCTGCCGATTCCATGTCATCGCGATGGATGAAACGCAGCGCAGCGGAGTTGATGCAGTATCGCAAACCGCCGCGGTCCTCCGGACCATCAGGAAACACATGTCCAAGATGGCTATCGCCATGGATCGAGCGCACTTCGGTGCGGACCATGCCGTACGAACTATCCTGCACCTCGTTCACATTGGCAGGCTCAATCGGTTTCGTGAAGCTCGGCCAGCCACAACCCGACTCATATTTATCAGACGAAGCAAATAGCGGTTCACCAGACACAACGTCAACGTAGATGCCCGGTTCCTTGTTGTCGAGATATTCGCCCGTTCCGGGACGCTCGGTCGCGCTATGCTGGGTCACGCGATACTGTTCCGGGGTTAGCCTGGCAATAGCATCTTTACTCTTGCTGTAGTTCGGCAAGTTAGACTCCTTTTCGACAGCTCCTGGCTGGCACTCGTTGAAACGACAAGCCGAGGATCATAATGCCGCCAGTTGCATCGCTTTTTAATCGATATGGATCGAGTTGAAAACGAAGCATTGAGAGATCCATATACGGTCATATCATCCCAAAGCTTACGTCCTTGGCTTCAATTGGGATGTGCGCATTCAAATATCAAGAACTGCACTGAGTGCATAGGAGATATGGTCAATCCGGCATTGTGCACCGCAGCATAGACTCCTACGTTTGTCCCAGCAAAAGGAGTTTGCCATGAAGAACTACTTCAACCGCATCCGTAACTTCATCAGGCACGATCACGCAAAGGTCCGCGAAGAAGCTTACCTCAACGAAGCTGGTTCGATCATCGACCTCGAATATCGCCAGCGCCAGATCGACCGTGGCATGTTCCGTCAAAGCGGCTATTGAGGCGCTTCGCACAATATAAGACGCACACACTCGCGCTGCTCCCAAGGGCCCGTGTTGCTGGGCAGCCTTGTGAAAAGTTAACAAGCTTGATTGCCGTCCCGACTCCCGACAGCGAAGTAAAATTCTCGATAGTCCGCACCATTATCTAAACTTTGGGACTTCAGCGCGAATCCGGGCTCACTGGTCGTTCTGCGACGCGACAAGATGGGCGGACATCAAGTCCAGCATTTCTGTGCGACTTGGCCGCCCAGCAAGATCGTCGCTGATCAGTCGACGCTCAACTGATCGGCTGACATTTTCCCCGACTTCTTGTCACTCACCATCTCGTAACTGATTTTCTGGCCATCATTCAAGCCGCGCAGTCCAGCGCGCTCAACAGCAGAAATGTGCACGAACACATCAGGTCCGCCATTATCAGGCTGGATGAAGCCAAAACCCTTTGTCGAATTGAACCATTTAACTGTGCCTGTTGCCACGATGAACCCTCCCATTAGCAATTCAGATTGTATCGTTATCGATCGATGCATCCAGGATCAAGCAAAGATAGAATAATTGCATGAGCACCGCAAAAGAGCAGGCCTCGCAATTGCCAGACTCGTATTATTTGGTGACATCGGAAACACACCAGGAACTCATGACTATCATCATTCGTGTCGCGGTGCCTTGCGCTGTATGATACGGCCCTGGAGTGCCTATATCCGAGCTATGGACCCCATCCACGCTGCGCGATGACGGGCGGAAAAAGAAACGATCTAAGGGAAGATTGATTTTGCCGTACGACGGCATGCTCATTCGAGCATACCCCGGCTAACAAGTCCCAATGTTAAGCAACAAGGATAATGTAATGAATGACTTTTATGTCGGCCAAAAAGTCGTTTGTATCGACGACAAATTCAAGAATGTCAGCATCGATCAGATAATCCGAAAAGGCCAAATCTACACTATTCGCTGGATCGGCATGTATCAGCACTATGTCGATGGCGAATTCGTCGGCATCAAAGTCGAGGAGATCCACCGCGGCAATGATGACGGCCCTGAGGGTTATGGTGCGGCCGACATGCCTTATCGCGCTTCGCGCTTTCGCCCACTTGTGAAGGACCAGATTGGCGCGCTGCGAAAATTATTGACCCCCACGCCAGATGTCCCGCCCGAACAGGAGAAGGAAACCCCGGTTAAAAAGAAGGAAAAGGTGTGAACCCCAGGAATGGGAATGCCCGACCCTTTCATCATTCAGCGAATAGTTGCCGATAGAGACCGCGCTCAACTGGCGTGGCATCGACAGCATTCGACGCATGGATGGTTCCGATCGAAAAATCGAAAATCATGATTGAAACTATCAGTCTCTTCCATGCTCGTGTGCTGGTTCGGAATCAGGCGGACTACCGGGCTCGTGCCGCGAGATGAATGCCGGCCAGCATGCAGCGCACCGAGCCGCCAGCGCGTTCGATTGTCGGCACGTCGAGCGGCAGCATATCGGTGAACTGCTCGAGCACGGCGATTTGCTTCGGTTGCAATGCTTTTAGTGCCCGTGCCGAAAGAGCCAGTACGGGACCGTTCTTGCCGAATAACTCGATAGCGTTACCGGCGAAGTTGGCAATTTGCCCGTATGTGAGGTCGACGACTGTCCGCCCGGTACTCTCTAGCCGCTCCTGGATTTCAATGCGCCGCGCCGTATCGCTGATCGTGTTAAGCCCTATCATGCAGAACTGTGTGCCGATCCCCATCAGTACATTGGTGTGGTAGATCGGCCGGCCTTGGTAATCGACCGCGTCAAACACCACCGGCTCGAAGTTGAAATGCGTACAAAATCTCTCCAACATTACTGCGTCTGTGCGGTTGGACTTCGCGGCATAGGCAACACGTTCAACATGATCGAGCACCATGGCCCCGGTGCCTTCAAGGAAAACGTCATCCATTTCGAGGCCGGAATAGTCGATCACGTCTTGCACGCGATAGCGCTGCTTCAGCATCTCGATGACGTCGGTGCGGCGTTCCCTCCGGCGGCTCGGCGAATACATCGGATAGATGGCCACATGACCACCGGCGTGAGTGGAGAACCAATTGTTCGGGAATACGGAATCCGGGGTTTCCACTCCCTCGTCTTCAAAAAGATGCACAGTGATTCCTGCGGCATCCAACTGTGCGGCGGCTGTTGTGACCTCGCGATAGGCAGCGCTCGAAATTGCATCGGCCTTGCGCTCATCCAGCGACTGGAAGGTATTGTCCGAGACGGTTGCAGGGTTTGGCGAAAAACGGTGCGGGCGGATCATCACAACGCTCTTTGGCGCCTGGACAGAAAGCAACTTGCTGCTCATCACGTCATGCCCTTCGAAGAACGCGTGGATCTTCAATGGTTGTACTGAGCACGCCGTAGAGATCGCGCGGGTCAACCGGATCAGCCAGGAGATCGAGTTCCGTATAGAAATCGGTGTGCTGCACAGAGTCGCGCAGGTAACGCAACGTTGAAAAATCTTCTATTGCGAAGCCCACTGAATCGAACACGGTAATTTGCTCGTGCGAAATACGTCCATTGGCGTCGCCGGTGATCACCTGCCACAATTCGGTAACAGGAAAACCCTTCGGCATCTGCTGGATCTCACCTTCGATGCGGGTCTGCTCGGTAAATTCGACATACACATCGGCGCGCAGCAGGATGTCTCTCTGCAGTTCCGTCTTGCCGGGACAGTCGCCGCCGACCGCATTGATATGGACTCCGTTGCCCACCATGTTATCGGACAAAATAGTAGCATTCAATTTGTCGGCCGTGACGGTCGTGATGATGTCGGCGCCAAGCACAGCCTCGGCGGTGCTGTCCGCCTCGACGATCTCAAAGCCCCATGGGGACATGTTGCGGACAAACTTCGCCGTCGCAGCCGGGTCGATGTCGTAGACGCGCAGCTTGTCTATCCCCAATAGCGTCTTGAAGGCCAATGCCTGGAATTCCGACTGCGCACCGAGACCGATAATCGCCATCGTGCTGGCATCGTCACGAGCAAGATATTTCGCGGCCAGCGCCGACGTCGCCGCAGTACGCAGTGCCGTCATGATGGTCATTTCGGAGAAAAAAGTCGGATAGCCCGTGCCGACATCCGACAGCACGCCGAAGGCAGTGACCGTCTGGAGACCATCGCGGGTGTTCTTCGGATGCCCGTTCACATATTTGAAGCCATAAAGCCTGCCGTCGCTGGCCGGCATCAATTCGATGACGCCATCGCGGGAATGACTGGCAACCCGCGGCTCTTTCTCAAACTCGTTCCAGCGGCGGAAATCATTTTCGATATAGTCGGCTAGCCCGAGCAGAAAACGCTCCATGCCAACAGAATGGATTAACCTTACCACATTATCGACGCCAACGAACTGGACCATGCTCGACCTCCTTGTTTAGAGATCAAATTAGATCAATGCAGTTTGTATATTAAATACGGAACATGTTCGAAATTCCTCTCAATATTTTGCAATTTGCATATCAAGCATGTACATTTATCTAATGCACATATTTGATGAATTGGACCATGCATTGATCGCCGCCCTGCGTGAGGATGGACGAGCGCCCGTATCCAAACTGGCTGCCATTCTGGGCGTAACACGCGCCACCGTCCAAACACGGCTGGATAGGCTCCTCAACTCTGGCGCTGTTCTGGGCTTCACCATTCGCGCCCGGCAAGACTATGATGAGCGGTCCATTCGCGCCGTTATGCTGATCGAAGTGAGCGGGCGTTCCACAACAACTGTCATCAAATACTTGCGCGGCCTGCCTGAACTTCACTCCTTGCATACAACGAATGGTGCATGGGATCTGATCGCTGAAATAAGGGCGGCGAGTTTGACAGATTTTGATCGCGTGCTTCGCGAAGTGAGAATGGTTGAAGGCGTTCTCAATAGTGAAACCAGCATCATGCTGAGCTCGGTTTAGTTCTTACAGGCAACGACTTTGCAATGGCCCGCGCCTGGCACCTTTTCGATCGCTCGAAGCATGCCGAAACATCAACAATGTCGCTCCTGATTGAGCTGCTGTTGCAGGCTTCAGAGTCGCGACGTCCGTCAAATCACGGCCTTGGGGGGCCAAGGATACAGTTATTGCTGCGACTACGGAACCTTCACCCATAAACCCTCGTTACACTGCATTCCACCAACAGTGAGGACGGTACGATGGCGACCGAAGATACTTTCGACACCGATCGGGGCAGCGGCGGCGAAACGCACCAGCATGTCCCTGAAAAGGGTCCACACGATGGCACCAATCACCTGACTACCAATCAGGGCATTCACGTCAGCGATAACCAAAACAGTCTGCGTTCAGGAGAGCGGGGTCCAACATTGCTTGAGGACTTTGTGCTGCGGGAGAAAATCTTCCATTTCGACCACGAGCGCATTCCGGAACGCATTGTTCATGCTCGGGGATCCGCTGCCCACGGTTACTTTGAACTCTTCGAATCCCTCTCCGATATTACCAAAGCTGATCTGTTCCAGCGTGCCGGAGAAAAGACGCCTGTCTTTACCCGGTTTTCCACGGTGGCTGGGGGCGCAGGGTCTGTCGACACGCCCCGCGATGTGCGTGGATTTGCAGTTAAGTTTTATACCAAGGAAGGAAATTGGGATCTGGTCGGAAACAATATCCCGGTCTTCTTCATTCAAGATGCGATCAAGTTTCCGGACCTTGTTCATGCTGTGAAGATGGAAGCCGATCGGGCCTTTCCGCAAGCCGGGAGTGCCCATGATACATTCTGGGATTGGGCATCCTTGATGCCGGAAACGACACACATGCTGATGTGGGCCATGTCGGACCGCACCATTCCGCGTTCGTTCCGCACTATGGAAGGATTTGGCATCCACACTTTCAGGCTCGTAGATGCAAAGGGCAAGTCGACTTTCGTCAAGTTCCATTGGAAACCCAAGCTGGGATTGCAATCGACCGTCTGGGACGAAGCGCTGAAACTCCAGGCAGCAGATAATGACTATCACAGGCGCGATCTCTGGGAGTCCATCCAGTCCGGTAATTTCCCGGAATGGGAACTCGGTCTTCAGCTGTTCGATCAGAAATTTGCCGATGCGCAGCCCTATGATGTGCTCGATGCTACCAAGATCATTCCTGAGGAGGTGATCCCGGTACGGATAGTCGGACGCATGGTCCTTGACCGCAACCCCGACAATTTCTTTGCCGAAACGGAACAGGCCGCCTATTGCCCGGCGAATATCGTTCCCGGCATTGATTTTACCAATGATCCGTTATTGCAGGGACGACTATTCAGTTATCTCGATACCCAAAAATCGCGCCTTGGCACCGCGAATTTTCATCAACTGCCAATCAATGCGCCGAAATGTCCAGTGATGAACTTTCAGCGCGATGGACAGATGCAGATGAACGTGCCCAAGGGTCGCGCCAACTATGAACCAAACAGCTTGAATGCCCATGGCGAAGAAGGCGGACCTCGCGAATGTCCTGTAAGCGGGTTCGCCACATTCGAAGGACGTTCGGAGAACGGGGAAGTGGGCGACAAGTTGCGGGTCCGCGCAGAACTCTTCGCTGATCATTACAGTCAGGCCCGGCTGTTCTGGCGTTCGCAACAACCCTCTGAGCAGGCTCATATCGCTTCCTCCTTCGTTTTCGAGCTTTCAAAGGTGGGCCTGTCGCAGGTACCGCTGCGAATGGTCGCCAATCTGCGCAATGTCGATGAAGACCTGGCAAAACGTGTCGCCGTTGGCTTGGGTATCGAGCTTCCGAAAAAGGCGCCCGCTGCTCGCGAGCCAATCGACATGAATCCCTCCCCCGCCCTGAGCATTCACAAGAACATGAAAGCCACACTTGATGGCCGCACAATCGGTATCTTAATTGCCGATGGCACAGATGCGGCCGCTTTGTCGAAGCTCACAAAGGCAATCAAAGGAGCTGGAGCCAGAACGATGCTGATTGCTCCCAAAGTCGGCGGAACGAAACTCTCAGATGGAAAAATGGTAAAGGCGGACGGGCAACTGGCAGGCTCACCGTCGCAGTTGTTTGATGCCGTCGCCGTGCTTCTGTCCGATGACGCCACAAAAATACTGCTTGAAGAAGGAGCTGCGATCCAGTGGGTTATGGATGCTTTCGGGCATCTCAAAGCCATCGGATATCTGGCGGAATCCAAGCCGTTGCTAGACAAGGCCGGGATTCAACCCGATCAAGGTGTCGTAATGCTTGACAACGATTTCGTTCACGCAGCAGCAAAGCGTTACTGGGAGCGCGAACCAAAGGTGCGATCGCTGGCTTAGGTTGGGGCATCAATGTTCGGACGGGGTTAAGATTGCCCATCGAGGCCCCACCGAACACCGGCGACAGCAATACCTAATCCAAACTCCGTATCTGCCCGGCAAACGGATTCGAGACCTGCCGATTATGGTCGAGAATCTACTCGAGGCTTAGACCCGGCACGCGGCAAGAAGCCATCTATTCGATATCCTTTATTGCATCGAGAGGTCCCTTCAGCGCGGTGCGCGGCGGCACAAGTTGCGGTTGAATAAGATAGGTCTGCACCGCCGGACGGCTCTGTGACATGATCTCAAACGCCTTTGTGATCATCCCGTCGACATCCTGCCGGATCATGATAACGGGGAAAGGCAGGAACGACCCAAAAGGATCGTAGTCATAGCAGCCGACGACGATATCCGCGAAGGCCTCGTTCGGGTGCTGCGCCATGAAACGCAAAAGCCCTTCGAAATTGATAGACGAGTTGATGAACAGTCCTCGCGGCAGTTTCCCTTCGCGCTCATAAAACCGTTCGAAAGCAATCTGCGCCATATTCGGCGAGTAGCCGGTCGGTTCTATGCATCTGTCAGAGTCGTCTCCCGTGAGTTCGCGCTTGGTGGCGCGAAACCCGCGGATACGTTCACGGCTGGCATGGTCGTCACGCCCGCCGAACAGATAGAGTTCATCCGGTTTGAGCGGCAAGTTGGCACTGAAATGACGGATTACCGCCTCCGTCAGCATGCGCGCGCCCTGATAATTATCGCTGATCACGGAAGGCGCCAGAGTGCCCGGCAGGTCGATATTGACGTGCTTGAGACCAGAGGCAACGCAAAGCGCATGAATCCCGTCGGGATCAGTGGCACCAGCCACGATCAGTTCGTCGACAGAATAGGAAATCAGCGTTTCGACTGTTTGCCGTTCCTGTTCCGGATCACGACACGCACTCACAACAATGGGGCATTGTCCGCGACTGCGGACATGCGCCTCAAAGGTTTGTGCCATCGACGAAAAATAGCGGTTGTCATGCACGGGCAGCAGAAGACCGACAAGACCGGACCTGGAGCTGCGCAGACCCCGCGCCTGGAGGTTGGCGGTATATTGATGTTCCTCCGCCAGATCGCGGATAAGTTTTGCGGTACTTTCTTTGATCCGTCGCTTGCGCCAAGTCCCGTTGAGTACGGCACTGACCGTCGATGGCGAGCTTCCGGAAAGAACTGACAGGTCGTAGATCGTCGCCTTTTTCTTTGGTTGATGTTCCATCCATTTCTCCTGCCACTTTCTTAGTGCCAAACTCCGCTTGACGAAAGATTAAAACTGACTGATATTTATTGCACCATCGATTGTGCAAATTTGCAACATCGATGGTGCAATGAGCGCCGTGAGGAGGCGGTGATCGGGAGAGTGGAACCTACACCACTCGAGTTCTGCATATGTCCCCTGCCCGGTTGGATGATAAGCTCCCGTGCGGAGCAAGTGGAGGAGGAAAGAAATGAAAAAGCTTTTGATCGCCGCAGTTGCCGCGGCGCTGTCCTTGGCGGCTGCAATGATTGCTTCCGCCGATAGCGGAAAAGTCGGTGTCGTTGTCAAGATCGGCGGCATTCCCTGGTTCAACGCCATGGACGCCGGCATCAAGGAACAGGGTAAGAAGATCGGAGTCGATGCCTTCATGGTCGGCCCGACGAGTGCCGATCCTGCGCTTCAGGTTCGTGCGATCGAGGATTTGATTGCGCAAGGTGTAAAGGTGATCGGCGTTGTTCCAAACGATGCCAAGGTGCTTGAGCCCGTGCTCAGCAAGGCCAAGGAGAAGGGTATTATCGTCATCACCCACGAGTCGCCGAGCCAGAAAGGCGCGGATTGGGATTTCGAGCTCGCCTCTTCCACCGGGTTTGGTGAAGCGCATGCAAAGCTCCTCGCGGAAAAGATGGGAGGCAAGGGCGAGTATGCCGTCTTCGTCGGGTCACTGACCGTTCCGCTGCACAACGCTTGGGCTGATGCCGCCAATGAATATATCAAGAAAAACTATCCGGACATGAAGCTGGTCGGTGAACGTTATGGCGTCGCCGAGGATGTCGACAAGAGCCGCTCGACCGCTCTTGACCTCATTTCAGCCCATCCCGATCTCAAGGGCTTCCTGGCCTTCGGCAGCCAGGGCCCGATTGGTGCTGGACGAGCTGTCGAGGAGCGCCGCAAGATCGGCCAGATCTTTGTCCTTGGACCGTTCTCGCCTGGACAGGGACAAAAGCTCATCAAGTCGGATGCCATTTCCGGTGGCTTCATGTGGAACCCGAAGCAGGCGGGTGAAGTGTTCGTAACCCTGGCTGACAAGCTCATGAAGGGCGAAAAACTGAAAGACGGTGATAAGATCGAAGGCCTTGGTGTCATCCACCCTGATTTCGAAAACCACAACATCATCGTTGACCAGTTGGTACCCATCAACAAGGAAACCGTCAGCGATCTAGCCAAAATGGGCCTCTGATCCTTCGCGGATCCTCCCTGCTGCCGGAGCAACCATGGCTGGTCCGGCAGCGTCAAATTTCGGTTTTGACGGGCATATCACAATGGCTGAGACTATGAGTATGGACGGCGTGAAGCCACTCCTGTCGTTGCACAACATCAATATGACCTTCGGTGGGATCAAGGCGCTCAAGAACGTGAGCTTTGAAGTGCTGCCGGGAGAGGTTCATTGCCTTGCTGGCGAAAACGGGTCCGGCAAGAGCACGCTCATCAAAATCATAACCGGCGTCTATCGCCCGGAAGCTGGCGCTGTCATAGAATATGACGGCCAAACATATACGCACATGTCTCCGGTCACCGCGCAGGCTGGCGGTATTCAGGTGATCTGGCAGGACCTGGCGCTGTTTCCAGAGATGACGGTCGCCGAAAATATCGCTTTTCAGACCGTGATCGGCCGCTGGCCGCGGTTCGTGAACTATCGCCGCATGCGCGAAATCGCAACCAAGGCGCTCAACCGCCTTGGTGTCGCGCTGGACGTCGACACGCCGTTGAAAGAATATTCCATTGCCCAGCGTCAGATCGTGGCGATCGCCCGCGCACTCGTGGGTGAGGCAAAGCTTGTTTTCATGGATGAGCCTACTGCCTCGCTGACACAATCGGAGACCGATCACCTCATCGAGATCGTCCGTTCGCTTTCAGCCTCCGGCGTCGCAGTGGTTTTCGTTAGCCATCGCCTTGCCGAAGTCTTGGAAATCTCCAATCGTCTCACGGTTCTGCGCGATGGTGCGCTGGTAGGAGTTTATCCCGTCGAGGGCATGACACAGTCGCGTGTTACTGAACTGATGACCGGCAAGAATTTCGATCAGCACGTCCGGGCGAAGGTTATGGAAGGCGAGCCGGCCATCGTTGAGGTCAAAAACCTATCGCGCCCCGGCCAGTTCGAAAACATCTCGTTTACTGTCCGGCGCGGCGAAACGCTCGGGATCACCGGGCTTTTGGGTGCTGGTCGAACAGAACTCGCCTTGTCGCTCTTCGGCATGCTGAAGCCCCGCTCCGGTACTGT encodes the following:
- a CDS encoding ornithine cyclodeaminase, with the translated sequence MVQFVGVDNVVRLIHSVGMERFLLGLADYIENDFRRWNEFEKEPRVASHSRDGVIELMPASDGRLYGFKYVNGHPKNTRDGLQTVTAFGVLSDVGTGYPTFFSEMTIMTALRTAATSALAAKYLARDDASTMAIIGLGAQSEFQALAFKTLLGIDKLRVYDIDPAATAKFVRNMSPWGFEIVEADSTAEAVLGADIITTVTADKLNATILSDNMVGNGVHINAVGGDCPGKTELQRDILLRADVYVEFTEQTRIEGEIQQMPKGFPVTELWQVITGDANGRISHEQITVFDSVGFAIEDFSTLRYLRDSVQHTDFYTELDLLADPVDPRDLYGVLSTTIEDPRVLRRA
- a CDS encoding Lrp/AsnC family transcriptional regulator, whose protein sequence is MHIFDELDHALIAALREDGRAPVSKLAAILGVTRATVQTRLDRLLNSGAVLGFTIRARQDYDERSIRAVMLIEVSGRSTTTVIKYLRGLPELHSLHTTNGAWDLIAEIRAASLTDFDRVLREVRMVEGVLNSETSIMLSSV
- a CDS encoding catalase gives rise to the protein MATEDTFDTDRGSGGETHQHVPEKGPHDGTNHLTTNQGIHVSDNQNSLRSGERGPTLLEDFVLREKIFHFDHERIPERIVHARGSAAHGYFELFESLSDITKADLFQRAGEKTPVFTRFSTVAGGAGSVDTPRDVRGFAVKFYTKEGNWDLVGNNIPVFFIQDAIKFPDLVHAVKMEADRAFPQAGSAHDTFWDWASLMPETTHMLMWAMSDRTIPRSFRTMEGFGIHTFRLVDAKGKSTFVKFHWKPKLGLQSTVWDEALKLQAADNDYHRRDLWESIQSGNFPEWELGLQLFDQKFADAQPYDVLDATKIIPEEVIPVRIVGRMVLDRNPDNFFAETEQAAYCPANIVPGIDFTNDPLLQGRLFSYLDTQKSRLGTANFHQLPINAPKCPVMNFQRDGQMQMNVPKGRANYEPNSLNAHGEEGGPRECPVSGFATFEGRSENGEVGDKLRVRAELFADHYSQARLFWRSQQPSEQAHIASSFVFELSKVGLSQVPLRMVANLRNVDEDLAKRVAVGLGIELPKKAPAAREPIDMNPSPALSIHKNMKATLDGRTIGILIADGTDAAALSKLTKAIKGAGARTMLIAPKVGGTKLSDGKMVKADGQLAGSPSQLFDAVAVLLSDDATKILLEEGAAIQWVMDAFGHLKAIGYLAESKPLLDKAGIQPDQGVVMLDNDFVHAAAKRYWEREPKVRSLA
- a CDS encoding LacI family DNA-binding transcriptional regulator — its product is MEHQPKKKATIYDLSVLSGSSPSTVSAVLNGTWRKRRIKESTAKLIRDLAEEHQYTANLQARGLRSSRSGLVGLLLPVHDNRYFSSMAQTFEAHVRSRGQCPIVVSACRDPEQERQTVETLISYSVDELIVAGATDPDGIHALCVASGLKHVNIDLPGTLAPSVISDNYQGARMLTEAVIRHFSANLPLKPDELYLFGGRDDHASRERIRGFRATKRELTGDDSDRCIEPTGYSPNMAQIAFERFYEREGKLPRGLFINSSINFEGLLRFMAQHPNEAFADIVVGCYDYDPFGSFLPFPVIMIRQDVDGMITKAFEIMSQSRPAVQTYLIQPQLVPPRTALKGPLDAIKDIE
- a CDS encoding autoinducer 2 ABC transporter substrate-binding protein; this translates as MKKLLIAAVAAALSLAAAMIASADSGKVGVVVKIGGIPWFNAMDAGIKEQGKKIGVDAFMVGPTSADPALQVRAIEDLIAQGVKVIGVVPNDAKVLEPVLSKAKEKGIIVITHESPSQKGADWDFELASSTGFGEAHAKLLAEKMGGKGEYAVFVGSLTVPLHNAWADAANEYIKKNYPDMKLVGERYGVAEDVDKSRSTALDLISAHPDLKGFLAFGSQGPIGAGRAVEERRKIGQIFVLGPFSPGQGQKLIKSDAISGGFMWNPKQAGEVFVTLADKLMKGEKLKDGDKIEGLGVIHPDFENHNIIVDQLVPINKETVSDLAKMGL